GATTTACTATTATAAGAGGATTTAAGACACATCTCTAGAAAATGAGGTGCCTtatacatttatatataattctCTAATGttaaaaaagaagagaaaacTGTCAATAAAAAATCCACATCAACACTTGCTGTACTGAGAGAGTCTCTGTGTATTTTTCTTGAGTCAATCAGTTAGACAGAGAGACAGAAAGACAGAGAGATTCCACAACACCactattttccaattttcgATTTTTGACGTCGCTCTTCAATGTGCGCCCCTTGTAAAACTGTTCGATCTTGTTGTTCGCTCTTTTGGTCCGCTTGAAATAACCCTAAGAACCCTCTTAGTAAGTACATCCATCAACTATAGAACTGAAGTTTGAGATATCCCCATAAGAAAGGATGGAAACATTGGCAAAATTTACTAACTTGAAATCGAATTCGAAGATGAAGTCTTCCCCGAGACATTGAGCATAAACCTTACCAACAAATCTGCTTAAGATATTACATTATCCCACCTGGCGATATATCAGAAAACTCAAGAAATCGATCAATTACTTGCTTATTCTTGCAGCCCTTACTTACCCTTTGTCATcacaataatatatattctgCTTCACTGTCGCacagaaatattaaatgaGATTAATAACTTTCCCAGGCCAAGGAACATCCATATCAATTCCAATATTAAAGGCTTTAATAAGgaataaatcaaaacaatTTCAAACAATCTTAAACCAAAATGGTAGCAATTCAAATGacttattgaaatatattttccaaaatccATCAAGTCCAGGTAGTATTGCCGTTTGCGCAAACCTTTACTatcaattatataaaatattatctcACGAATCATCAATACAAAATGATAtgaataaagaaacaaaagtACCGCCACCGCAGCAAAATATAGCTGACCAagattctttattattggGACATTCATTAGGTGAATTAACATGTCTAAGTAtcaataatcttttcaaacTTAATGATCTCTTCAAAATTGCCAATTATAGAAACGACTTAATGATAAAGTACacagaaaaatatttagtCGCTCACAAGATAAATCATTCAagtaaatttgaaatgtGGGCCTTATCATCACCAAATGCAATCCATTTACCAAACCAAGTAAATGACCTAATAACATCCTTACgtataaacaaaaatgcACAAACCATTCAAGTAGCAAATGCCAACTCAATAAAACAATGTGTAGTAACAGGTCTCGTCGAAGACTTGGAATCCCTTCGAATAGAATTACATCTAGATTTCCCACGTTTACGAATTACAGAATTAACAAACCCAAATAATATCCCTTTCCATAACGACACAATACTTAGACCAATCCAAGAACCATTATATGATTTCATATGGAATATCTTAAAGGAAAATGGCACCACAATAGTCACAGAATTACAACATGGTATAATAACAAACTTAGACGGTAGCGTATCAAGATTCTTACATCATGCGTTGGAAAAATTCGTGAAATCAAGTTCAAATACTGTacaatttacaaaatgttATGAaactattaataataaagctTTCCAAATTAATGATGCAGTGTGTTTCGGACCGGGGAAtgtcattttcaatttgatcaaGAGGAATTGTCAAAATGTTACACCGTTTGaatattcttctttgacTACGGTTAATGCGTTCCATGATTATCATAATGCAaagcaacaacaatcacAACAATCACAAGAAGCAAAAGGTGATGATAGTGGGAGGAAGCAAAATGACCATGACCACGACCACGACCACGACCACGACCACGACGACGGTATCGTACCTGAAGAAGAGGTTCATTTGGAATAATTACtatgtaaatataatattaactATAAAAAAGTTTTTATGATGGAATGGAGATCGTTGTACATTTAAAATAACTAACTTTTAGCTTATGCATACACActcatatatatataattattcaGTTAGTGAGcaaattcatttaatgTAATGGTCGGACTCTTTGGTGGGGTGTTTGGAGTAGATGACGAATCCTTCCCAGATGCTacagataatgatgatgttgatgatgaggtATTCACTTTCAACGTATTTGGACGAATCGCATTCGAATTTACAACATCACTtgatggtggtggtggttGGAATAAATACTTTGTTTGTGAACCATCCACTGGAGACGAAGATGATTCCTTTGTAGATTGTGGTGATATCTTTGGAGCGGGTTCcttataatatattgatttagAATCTGGAGCAAATTTCAACAGCGTGGGTGATTCTATGGAGGTTCTTCTATCAGGAGATAAAGATGGACCACCCAATGCCAAAGAACCTACTGCAATACCAGTCCTCACAGGGTCTGTAtctattgataatattggtTTTTGTAAACTATTCTTACCATCATTGTTATCATTGATTTTCTCCATGTCATCAAAGGAGCGTGATCTAATTGGTGGTCTATTCGAATCACCCTTAGCATTATTCACTAATAACGATTCAGTTAAATAAAGTTTAATTGGAGTTGGAGCCAATTCCTTCATCAACTTTTGCAAGAATTCATAGATTACATCTGTAGATTCTTGATCATTCATGATGATAACAATTCTACTTAAGAATTGCAAAGGAGTAAAATATTGTAAATTAATCTTCAAATTGGGGAAATTCTCATCaaagattttttcttctaattcttgtGGCCATTTAGAAACAAATTTCTCCTTTGGTATATCAGTAATTAAAATTTGTGTTTTCTTGACTTGGGTTTCTTGGTTCATtgtgaaaataaaaaaaaaattgtttatcAAAATTGTTGAGTGAATGTCTTTGTGGTTTCGTTTTTTTCTATGCTAGCTTAATATATTTGtacaaacaaaaattgaattacTATGATATGATTGAAATGGGAgttgaagaatatttatataaagtCGCTTTATCGAGAACAGTTTGTTTAGAATTTTTTAGGGTAGTATTTGGGAATAGGCTTAGTTCAAACTGCGGTTGAAATAATGATCGCTGAActagaaaaattgaatgagGAGAAAATATGAGTATATTCTTaccaattaaaaatataagtaTAATAGAGGGGCAGACTGACAGTAATAGCTTAAAATGTATAGAGATGAGAATGCCCCGTTTGTTAAGAACTTTCCAATTTACCTGAATAATCCCTCTTTTATACAATCGATCTGAATCGAATTGAATCTAAATTAGTTTAATTATGTTATATAAGCACGCGTGGGCGAATGCTGCGCCCTCCCCTCAGTGATGGGGCTATGGGGCTTGCCCCCCCACTTCTGCCCCGGCATTCCTTTGACGGGGTTTCTTCCCTCATCAACCCTACAAGGGTAAGAGTATAGGGTTGGAAGGAGGTCACATGAGTTTAACCCTGGTTTATTTACTAGGGTTGAGCACCCCCTCCTTGAACTGCCCATTTACAACGTCACAAAACATATATACAATTTGTGCATTTCTAAATATCTATCTCAtatccaaaaaaaaattgaaccAGGAAGAGTGTAATCCAGGATTAGATACATTTCTAATATCCTAATCTCTTGCAATGTCGAATACATCTCTATCCTCAAGTGAAGACATTTCAAGTACCAATCAAGAGATAAATAATGACCTCTCTTTGAATTTAGATGAACTTAATGAGGATTTCCCAACAACTAGATCTGATTCAATAGATTTAGAAGCTAAATCGAAGAAAAAACATCCAAAGCCATATCATAGACGTTTACTGACCAAAAAAACATCGATATATCTCGTTATTCTGATTGTAGTTTGCCTAGGAGCCATCCTATTATTTTCACCTTCATTTTTAccatcatttttcaaaaataaaaaaacaaatgGTAGTAATACCTTCAAAAGGAAAACCTTAAATATTACTGGCGAAACTTTAATTTCTAAtacaaataaacaattacaattttCTATCCCAAaacgaaaagaaaatccTCAAAATGGGGAGAatgtttcatcatcatcatccgTATCTCTAGTTGAACACATAGAGGGACAGAATCAAagtattttgaaagaatacCAGAAGTACACTATGGTCATTTACAATAATACTGGTTTTTTATTGGAAGACATAGAGTATAGTTCGGATTCTGGGAACTTTATTCTCAAATTCACACTTATATGAATTGGTTTCAAACTCTTTAAGCTGATATGTATAATAGTCTATATAAATACgattctttattattattatgcCTTcgtctttctttttttggtaGCAGCTGCACCTGCTGCACCAACTGCCTTTTTCCTCTTCGTTGGCCTAACTTTTTGTTTAATAAGTTTATCTTTCTTGATGTCAGTATCTTCTTTGCCCTCATCCTCATCCTCTGCGCCTGGAACTGCATCATCTGCATCAACAACATCTTCGAAATCAGGTGTAGAACGTGCTGCACTCCCAACACCTGTCCCAATACTAGAACCAGTTTTATAAATAGCCACTGGATGTGTCATACTATTGTATTTCCTCGTAAATGCTGTTTTCACTGAAGTAGGAATCTTTTTTAATTGTAATGTTGTTATATCGGGACCAATCATAAAATCCATTATAGTGTCCCAATCTTCTCTTGTTAGATAGTAATCATCCATTAATTCAATAACATCCGAGACACCTTCTGCTCCCTTGTGCAGTAAGGGTTCCAACAATCTACGTTTGAAAGTGGGTAGATAAGCTAATCTTAATCCTAATTTATCAGTAGATGTACTTAACCTTGTATGATATTGCAACTCTTGTAATAGTCTATAGTATTTATTAGTCTTGGAATTTTGTCCTAACCACGCACTGAAATTAATTCTACCAGTCATACGGCCCGCAATCATAGAAGATGGACGTACAGAAGATAGAACGGCATGTAATGGTAATAACCCCCACAATTGTTCACTACTacgtatttttttttcaactaAATCCGCAGCCGATATACTTTCAGCTGCATCAGCTACTGCTTGTAGATGTGATACACCAGATGGTAAATTGGAAGGCTTacaatttaaataattttcttgaatcattaatggggcaaaatcaaaatcatcaaaataCAATGCAATCTTGTCATTTAACGTAAATGTATTGGAACCAACATCAGTATAAATATATCCATCTAAAAGTTTATGCGCTATATCGAATGGCTTCAAGGCAATATTCTTTTCCCATGCTTTCGATATCTCTTGAATGTTTTCATGTCCAATATTCTTCGTAGTTTTAGAAATAGTTGAAAGtaaattgataatttgtCTAATATCACCTCTTGTTGTTTGGACTAGTTTATCAATAATGTTAGGGtctaatttgaatttttctctAATGGCAATGGTCATTAATCTCGATTTAATACTATTTGCATCAGGTCTTCTAAATTGTAAATCTAGACAAATTCTATCAAATGGCCTCATCTTCGGTAAATTGCGTTCATTacaaattaaaatcattgGAGTAGTTGTCTTACGACAAAATTGGGCTAATTGTCCAACACCACCTCGATCACCACCACTCATACCATCAACTTCATCcataataatgacaaatTTCTTACCGTTCCCATTAATATCCACGTTCATACCAGGTTGGTTTTTGAAATAACCAATGACAGACATGTTACCTAGGGCATTTTTCACACCAGCATTTAACAAGGATTTCGACCTAACATCTGATGCATTCTGCTCTAATACATCATAGCCAAGTTCTTTGGCGACCAAATGGGCTGCAGTAGTTTTACCAATCCCAGGTGGTCCATATAGCATAGCACTTCTAAATATACCAGTCCCATCTCTACCTGCGGTTTTGAAGTCATTCTTCTTATTCGTTTCCCAATTAGTTAGccaattctttaatttcgTCACACTTGTTTTATTCCCACAAATACCTACTGAAGAAGTTGGAGCATATTTAACAGTCCataatttatcttcttccCTGACCGaatcttctttattaatgaaCTCACCACTGCCTTTAGCCATCTTAATTCTTTCCTTCTTCGCATTTTctgttttcaataattcttctGCCTCCTGCACAGCTTTAGCTTCCTCTTGTTCACGTTTCTGACGAGCCTTTTCAGCTGCTTCACCATCTCCACCTTCAGCTGGCATCCCTGAAACCAATTGCCTAAatccatcttcatcaatagCCTTAATctttaattgtttaattttctCCAATTTCTTAGGACCAGCTTCATCACCTAAAACCACCACAGAAGTCCTTCCAGAAATAGACTTAGTAACACGAGCACCATATCTTTTAGCAATTGATTCTGCCACTTCACGTTCTAAATTAGGCAAAACACCAGTAAACACGATAGTAAGTCCCAACAGACAATTTGGCTGTCCTTCTGGGAAATCTGGTGGTGCCTCCGCATCAACTTCTTCTCCTGTGGTTGCTCCACCTGCTTTACTGAAATCGAATCCCACATTTTCCTTTGCGTGGACTTGAGATAAATCTACTGATGGAAGTTTATCTAATATGTCTTGGGCGGTGATTGAGCCGTGTGAGGTAGCGCTACTAATTGAGGATGGTTTAGTGGTCTTCTTCGGTGCTGCTGGTTTGCTCTTTGATTCTGTTATTCTCTCAGTGGCAGATTTTGCCTCTTTTTTAGAGGCGATTGGAGATGATGAAAGGTTAATTATATCAGAGTCTgcttccttctttttttctatgGTAGGAGGTTCAGCGGTTgtttttgtctttttcCTTGCTGgttttttaattattatatcatcttcatctgaaTCGTCAAGATTGATGACTTCCTGTGGAATTGAATTGGGAGCACcggatgatgatgatgatgatgattttgttGCAGTCTTTGAAGGTATCTTCCTTTTAGCACTCTTGTTAAAAAAATCGGTAATATTGACCATAATTTCCTACTTCTTTTAGTTTTGTCTTTGACAGAAGAGGATAGTACTAGAGACCAATTGAATTGGGTGATAGGTGATCTTAGACctccttttcctttttgtTCAAAATAGCATTTACCTCTGGTTTACCTCTGATATATGCTATTCTCAGATAagtatttttcattatatctTAACTTCCGGATTTTTTCATGGATCTTATTACGCGtttgaagaattgatacgtacgtacataaTTTCATGTCAGGTCGATAGGATTCCAAGATGACAATTGATGACCAGCTTATGTCTCGATAGTACTAGGTAATATTACCTGGCAATTATCCCTAACCGTTCCTCGATAGCTCGAAGtaatataaaattgatAGATTGCTACATATTGCAAAAGAGATTGACTGACGATTATTCGATTAGAAGATGGGtaaaaataagaagaaaaataataataataataataacaataataacaagaaaCATGCTAATCCCTCACCTAAACAAGACCCTATAGATGACAGTAAAGAACAGGAACAGGTAAataaacaagaacaacCTCCCAAGATCGAATCTACCCAAGAACCGAAGGAGCCTGTAGAGGAAAGCGGAGCTGACGATGTTGAGAAAGACGATAAAGAAGAACCAAAGGATACTTCTGTAATGGgcaaagaagaacaagaagatactaaaacaagagaaaataatgatatacGTAACTCATTTGACTCAAGTGAGAAGGATGAACAGATAGAAAAACTTCAAACGGAAATGGCAGATTTAAAAAAAGAGTTGAAGGATACTCAAGAAAAACTTGCAAAGTCATCATCAAcgtcatcatcaccatcagttgatgaaatggaaaaatctGAAGAAAATGACAAAAATGAAGAACTGGAGAAACTTAAAGAGGAACGTGACCACTTTGAATCGCAATATAATTCACTATTAAATAGAATCTCATCCATGAAGAATGTTTTTAATAAGATGAAAGAATCACAACGAGACTTGGAAATTGTTCAAGATCAAGTAGCTGAGTATGAATCTCAAAActtaaaattaaagaacAAAGTAGAGTTAAtcacaaaggaaaaaacaGAATTAGCTACTACTATGGTAACTCtcaataaagaattatcatctttagaAGATAAATACGAGGCGTTAGAGAATAAATCTATGAAATATGAAAAGCAACTAAAGGATTTCAAACGCcaagagaaagaaaattctaATACTTATACACATCAATTAGAAGGTTACCGGAAGGAGAAGGAACTGTTAGATACCCAATTACAAGAACTCCTGATCATTctagataataataagcaAGACATTGTGAActtaaaagatgaaaaggaagaaatgAAGCAAGCTCTTCATGCCAGTGAGAATGAAAAAACTGCATTTGAAGAATCGTTGCAACAATTGTCGTCAAAACTTGAGGAGCAAGAAAACGATTATGCACAATCCTTACGAGAAAAGGCACAGGAAATTAAAGCATTGTCAGTCCAACTGGAAAGCTCAGCTGATAAAAATAAGGCATTACAAACTGAACTTCAATCCTTAAAGGATGATATTCAGAGcttgaaagaaaattccTCTTTGAAAGACAAATTGGAGcaagaaacaaaagagCAAGCATTACAAATTGGTAAGTTACGACATGAATCAATTGTTCTAAATGAGCATTTAACAAAGGCTATGGCAATGTTAAAGAGATCAAGTGACTCAGAATCCGTCgataaagaattgatttccaatttgctgatttcttttgtttcaattccaCGAGCTGATCCTAAGAAATTTGAAGTTCTCGAGTTACTATCGAGCTTCTTGAATTGGGATGATgacaaaaaacaacaagctGGGTTATTACTTGATCCTAAGGAAAGGAGATCATCTACTGGGCCTGTATCAAAGACTCAAAGTTTTGTTTCCATGTGGACTGATTAtttagaaaaagaaagtgAAAGATAATCTGATTTAATGGACCAAAAATGGCACGATATACTATTagttaaaaataattaataatacaaacTTTATATAGacttcaaaaaatgaaaatgagaCTCACATAATTATAGCATTGAACCTGTTTAAGTATGGGAATAGGCTAGTCATTTTTAGAAGTGGTTCATATTGTAAAAAATCCTGTCCATTTTATAATTTCTGTCACTTTTCTCGTGAGAATTCTTTAAGAGTACACTCACCGAAAAAAGGGATCATCGGAGAAAGAAGCTATAAAGGGGACCTcctaattcaaataaaataatatataaaaaggaCGTCGATTTGGGAAGGTTCCAATTCCAAACCTTAACGAAAAGATCGAATAGTGATATAAGTAACATCTGCATTACAAAAAATAGTATTTATAATGTTTTTACGTGTATTGAGACAGCCAGCAGTTAGACGAAGTATCATTCCAACTTCACGTCGTTTCCTAAGATTCAACTCTACAGAAGCGTACACAAAT
The Naumovozyma dairenensis CBS 421 chromosome 5, complete genome DNA segment above includes these coding regions:
- the MCT1 gene encoding [acyl-carrier-protein] S-malonyltransferase (similar to Saccharomyces cerevisiae MCT1 (YOR221C); ancestral locus Anc_8.643), whose product is MRLITFPGQGTSISIPILKALIRNKSKQFQTILNQNGSNSNDLLKYIFQNPSSPGSIAVCANLYYQLYKILSHESSIQNDMNKETKVPPPQQNIADQDSLLLGHSLGELTCLSINNLFKLNDLFKIANYRNDLMIKYTEKYLVAHKINHSSKFEMWALSSPNAIHLPNQVNDLITSLRINKNAQTIQVANANSIKQCVVTGLVEDLESLRIELHLDFPRLRITELTNPNNIPFHNDTILRPIQEPLYDFIWNILKENGTTIVTELQHGIITNLDGSVSRFLHHALEKFVKSSSNTVQFTKCYETINNKAFQINDAVCFGPGNVIFNLIKRNCQNVTPFEYSSLTTVNAFHDYHNAKQQQSQQSQEAKGDDSGRKQNDHDHDHDHDHDHDDGIVPEEEVHLE
- the RCN2 gene encoding Rcn2p (similar to Saccharomyces cerevisiae YOR220W; ancestral locus Anc_8.640) translates to MNQETQVKKTQILITDIPKEKFVSKWPQELEEKIFDENFPNLKINLQYFTPLQFLSRIVIIMNDQESTDVIYEFLQKLMKELAPTPIKLYLTESLLVNNAKGDSNRPPIRSRSFDDMEKINDNNDGKNSLQKPILSIDTDPVRTGIAVGSLALGGPSLSPDRRTSIESPTLLKFAPDSKSIYYKEPAPKISPQSTKESSSSPVDGSQTKYLFQPPPPSSDVVNSNAIRPNTLKVNTSSSTSSLSVASGKDSSSTPNTPPKSPTITLNEFAH
- the NDAI0E01430 gene encoding uncharacterized protein yields the protein MSNTSLSSSEDISSTNQEINNDLSLNLDELNEDFPTTRSDSIDLEAKSKKKHPKPYHRRLLTKKTSIYLVILIVVCLGAILLFSPSFLPSFFKNKKTNGSNTFKRKTLNITGETLISNTNKQLQFSIPKRKENPQNGENVSSSSSVSLVEHIEGQNQSILKEYQKYTMVIYNNTGFLLEDIEYSSDSGNFILKFTLI
- the RFC1 gene encoding replication factor C subunit 1 (similar to Saccharomyces cerevisiae RFC1 (YOR217W); ancestral locus Anc_8.637), whose product is MVNITDFFNKSAKRKIPSKTATKSSSSSSSGAPNSIPQEVINLDDSDEDDIIIKKPARKKTKTTAEPPTIEKKKEADSDIINLSSSPIASKKEAKSATERITESKSKPAAPKKTTKPSSISSATSHGSITAQDILDKLPSVDLSQVHAKENVGFDFSKAGGATTGEEVDAEAPPDFPEGQPNCLLGLTIVFTGVLPNLEREVAESIAKRYGARVTKSISGRTSVVVLGDEAGPKKLEKIKQLKIKAIDEDGFRQLVSGMPAEGGDGEAAEKARQKREQEEAKAVQEAEELLKTENAKKERIKMAKGSGEFINKEDSVREEDKLWTVKYAPTSSVGICGNKTSVTKLKNWLTNWETNKKNDFKTAGRDGTGIFRSAMLYGPPGIGKTTAAHLVAKELGYDVLEQNASDVRSKSLLNAGVKNALGNMSVIGYFKNQPGMNVDINGNGKKFVIIMDEVDGMSGGDRGGVGQLAQFCRKTTTPMILICNERNLPKMRPFDRICLDLQFRRPDANSIKSRLMTIAIREKFKLDPNIIDKLVQTTRGDIRQIINLLSTISKTTKNIGHENIQEISKAWEKNIALKPFDIAHKLLDGYIYTDVGSNTFTLNDKIALYFDDFDFAPLMIQENYLNCKPSNLPSGVSHLQAVADAAESISAADLVEKKIRSSEQLWGLLPLHAVLSSVRPSSMIAGRMTGRINFSAWLGQNSKTNKYYRLLQELQYHTRLSTSTDKLGLRLAYLPTFKRRLLEPLLHKGAEGVSDVIELMDDYYLTREDWDTIMDFMIGPDITTLQLKKIPTSVKTAFTRKYNSMTHPVAIYKTGSSIGTGVGSAARSTPDFEDVVDADDAVPGAEDEDEGKEDTDIKKDKLIKQKVRPTKRKKAVGAAGAAATKKRKTKA
- the RUD3 gene encoding Rud3p (similar to Saccharomyces cerevisiae RUD3 (YOR216C); ancestral locus Anc_8.636), with translation MGKNKKKNNNNNNNNNNKKHANPSPKQDPIDDSKEQEQVNKQEQPPKIESTQEPKEPVEESGADDVEKDDKEEPKDTSVMGKEEQEDTKTRENNDIRNSFDSSEKDEQIEKLQTEMADLKKELKDTQEKLAKSSSTSSSPSVDEMEKSEENDKNEELEKLKEERDHFESQYNSLLNRISSMKNVFNKMKESQRDLEIVQDQVAEYESQNLKLKNKVELITKEKTELATTMVTLNKELSSLEDKYEALENKSMKYEKQLKDFKRQEKENSNTYTHQLEGYRKEKELLDTQLQELLIILDNNKQDIVNLKDEKEEMKQALHASENEKTAFEESLQQLSSKLEEQENDYAQSLREKAQEIKALSVQLESSADKNKALQTELQSLKDDIQSLKENSSLKDKLEQETKEQALQIGKLRHESIVLNEHLTKAMAMLKRSSDSESVDKELISNLLISFVSIPRADPKKFEVLELLSSFLNWDDDKKQQAGLLLDPKERRSSTGPVSKTQSFVSMWTDYLEKESER